In Tenrec ecaudatus isolate mTenEca1 chromosome 4, mTenEca1.hap1, whole genome shotgun sequence, a single window of DNA contains:
- the ARIH2 gene encoding E3 ubiquitin-protein ligase ARIH2 isoform X2 produces the protein MLTAISCILPMALVSHSVAKLILVNFHWQVSEILDRYKSNSAQLLVEARVQPNPSKHVPAAHPPHHCAVCMQFVRKENLLSLACQHQFCRSCWEQHCSVLVKDGVGVGVSCMAQDCPLRTPEDFVFPLLPNEELKDKYRRYLFRDYVESHYQLQLCPGADCPMVIRVQEPRARRVQCNRCNEVFCFKCRQMYHAPTDCATIRKWLTKCADDSETANYISAHTKDCPKCNICIEKNGGCNHMQCSKCKHDFCWMCLGDWKTHGSEYYECSRYKENPDIVNQSQQAQAREALKKYLFYFERWENHNKSLQLEAQTYQRIHEKIQERVMNNLGTWIDWQYLQNAARLLAKCRYTLQYTYPYAYYMESGPRKKLFEYQQAQLEAEIENLSWKVERADSYDRGDLENQMHIAEQRRRTLLKDFHDT, from the exons atgctcactgccatcagctgCATCCTCCCTATGGCACTG gtATCTCATTCAGTTGCTAAACTCATATTAGTTAATTTCCACTGGCAAGTCTCAGAGATATTGGACAG ATACAAGTCCAATTCTGCCCAGCTGCTCGTTGAGGCTCGAGTTCAACCCAATCCATCAAAACAT GTCCCCGCagcccacccccctcaccactgTGCGGTGTGTATGCAGTTTGTGCGGAAGGAAAACCTCCTCTCTCTGGCTTGTCAGCACCAGTTTTGCCGCAGCTGCTGGGAGCAGCACTGCTCCGTACTTGTCAAGGACGGCGTGGGTGTGG GGGTTTCTTGTATGGCTCAGGACTGCCCACTCCGAACACCAGAGGACTTCGTGTTTCCGTTGCTGCCCAACGAAGAATTAAAAGACAAATACAGACGCTACCTCTTCAGGGACTATGTGGAG AGTCATTACCAGCTCCAGCTGTGCCCTGGTGCAGACTGCCCCATGGTTATCCGGGTACAGGAGCCCAGAGCTCGCCGAGTGCAGTGCAATCGATGCAACGAGGTTTTCTG TTTCAAGTGTCGTCAGATGTATCACGCCCCCACAGACTGCGCCACAATCCGGAAATGGCTCACGAAGTGTGCAGATGACTCTGAAACGGCCAACTACATTAGTGCACACACTAAAGAC TGTCCCAAGTGCAACATCTGCATTGAGAAGAACGGGGGCTGCAATCACATG CAATGCTCCAAGTGTAAACACG ACTTCTGCTGGATGTGTCTAGGAGACTGGAAGACCCACGGCAGTGAGTACTACGAGTGCAGTCGGTACAAGGAGAACCCTGACATTGTCAACCAGAGCCAGCAGGCCCAGGCCAGGGAGGCCCTTAAGAAATACTTGTTCTACTTTGAGAGG TGGGAAAACCACAACAAAAGCCTGCAGCTGGAGGCACAGACATACCAGCGGATCCATGAGAAGATCCAAGAGAGGGTCATGAACAACCTGGGGACGTGGATTGACTGGCAGTACCTACAGAACGCAGCCAGGCTTTTGGCCAAG TGTCGATACACCCTGCAGTACACCTATCCATATGCGTACTACATGGAGTCCGGACCCAGGAAGAAACTG TTTGAATACCAGCAGGCTCAGCTGGAAGCCGAGATCGAAAACTTGTCCTGGAAAGTAGAGCGTGCAGACAGCTATGATAGAGGG GACTTGGAGAACCAGATGCACATAGCGGAGCAGCGGAGGAGAACTCTGCTCAAGGATTTCCATGACACCTAG